The following are encoded together in the Poseidonibacter lekithochrous genome:
- a CDS encoding phosphomannomutase/phosphoglucomutase, translated as MAKSIFREYDIRGIFQKELSEDTVKKIGYFFSKEVLSKFPEAKYISLGYDGRTHSPILKEWMTSGIKKTGLKVLDMGLVATPVNYFSNYIDNDGKKVDASIMITGSHNPAEYNGFKITIDKGPFFGEDIYALGDKVLVSNLKIEDNIETIKINTKEEYINYMIREFSHLKLENKSFVFDCGNGAAGTVLRDILEGLNINSHIMYEKPDGTFPNHHPDPSEIETLEDIKEELSTGIYDLGFAYDGDADRIAVLSPKYNFKGDVLALFFSRFIDNPTVIGEVKCSQIMYDTINTYGKAIMYKTGHSNLKVKIKETNASFAAEVSGHIFFNDKYFGYDDAVYSTLRALELVHNNFNYDKEYEKLPQLFSTDEININTTEEKKFKIIDDLKVTLSNSPKEFPVIKDIITVDGVRVVFENGWGLVRASNTTPKLVTRFEADTENNALYYQKKLLELLN; from the coding sequence ATGGCAAAATCTATATTTAGAGAATATGACATAAGAGGAATATTCCAAAAAGAATTAAGTGAAGATACCGTAAAAAAAATAGGATATTTTTTTTCAAAAGAAGTGTTGTCAAAATTTCCAGAAGCAAAATATATCTCATTGGGGTATGATGGAAGAACACACTCTCCTATTTTAAAAGAGTGGATGACTTCTGGTATAAAAAAAACAGGTTTAAAAGTTCTTGATATGGGACTAGTTGCTACACCTGTAAACTATTTCTCAAATTATATTGATAATGATGGCAAGAAAGTTGATGCTTCTATTATGATTACAGGAAGCCATAATCCAGCTGAATATAATGGCTTTAAAATCACTATAGATAAAGGCCCTTTTTTTGGCGAAGATATATATGCTTTAGGTGATAAGGTACTAGTCTCTAATCTTAAAATAGAAGATAATATTGAAACTATAAAAATTAATACAAAAGAAGAATATATAAACTATATGATAAGAGAGTTTTCTCATTTGAAATTAGAAAATAAATCATTTGTATTTGATTGTGGTAATGGAGCAGCAGGAACAGTTCTTCGAGATATTTTAGAAGGTCTTAATATTAACTCACATATTATGTATGAAAAGCCAGATGGTACTTTTCCTAATCATCATCCAGATCCTTCTGAAATAGAAACATTAGAAGATATAAAAGAAGAATTATCTACCGGAATTTATGACTTAGGGTTTGCATATGATGGTGATGCAGATAGAATAGCAGTACTTTCTCCTAAATACAACTTTAAAGGTGATGTCTTAGCACTATTTTTCTCAAGATTTATAGATAATCCAACTGTAATAGGTGAAGTGAAATGTTCACAAATTATGTATGATACTATCAATACTTATGGTAAAGCCATTATGTATAAAACAGGGCACTCTAATCTAAAAGTAAAAATTAAAGAAACTAATGCTTCTTTTGCCGCTGAAGTATCAGGACATATATTTTTTAATGATAAGTATTTTGGATATGATGATGCAGTATATTCAACACTAAGAGCTTTAGAATTAGTTCATAATAACTTTAATTATGATAAAGAGTATGAAAAATTACCGCAATTATTTTCAACTGATGAAATTAATATTAATACAACAGAAGAAAAAAAGTTCAAAATAATTGATGATTTAAAAGTTACTTTATCAAATTCTCCAAAAGAATTCCCTGTTATCAAAGATATCATTACTGTAGATGGAGTAAGGGTTGTGTTTGAAAATGGATGGGGTTTAGTAAGAGCTAGTAACACTACTCCAAAGTTGGTAACTAGGTTTGAGGCTGATACAGAAAACAACGCTTTATATTATCAAAAAAAATTATTAGAATTATTGAATTAG
- the galE gene encoding UDP-glucose 4-epimerase GalE — translation MKVLVTGGAGYIGSHTLIELNKAGFDFVVFDNLCNSSKESLKRVEKIIGKSIDFVEGDIRDLKTLSSVFEKYDIDSVIHFAGLKAVGESVEKPHMYYDNNINGTLVLCKVMKKYGCKKIVFSSSATVYGDPHTTPIQENFPIGTTTNPYGRTKYFIEEMLRDIYVSDNTNKIVLLRYFNPVGAHESGTIGEDPNGIPNNLMPFISQTAVGKREYLSVFGGDYDTNDGTGVRDYIHVVDLALGHVKALKNMDSIDDVLAVNLGTGNGYSVLDMIKAFEKASGKKVLYKIVERRAGDIAKCFADPSYAKEVLDWEASRGINKMCEDTWAWQSNNPNGYKN, via the coding sequence TTGAAAGTTCTAGTAACGGGAGGAGCAGGATATATAGGCTCACACACACTTATTGAATTAAATAAAGCAGGGTTTGATTTCGTAGTTTTTGATAACCTTTGTAACTCTTCTAAAGAGTCATTAAAAAGAGTGGAAAAAATCATAGGAAAATCTATAGATTTTGTAGAAGGTGATATTAGAGATTTAAAAACTTTATCCTCAGTATTTGAAAAATATGATATAGATAGTGTTATTCACTTCGCTGGTCTTAAAGCAGTAGGTGAATCTGTAGAGAAACCTCATATGTATTATGATAATAATATTAATGGTACTTTGGTATTATGTAAAGTTATGAAAAAGTATGGATGTAAAAAAATAGTATTTTCTTCTTCAGCTACAGTATATGGTGATCCACATACTACTCCAATCCAAGAAAACTTTCCTATAGGAACTACTACAAACCCTTATGGTAGAACAAAGTACTTTATAGAAGAGATGCTTAGAGATATATATGTATCTGATAATACAAATAAAATAGTACTACTTAGATATTTTAATCCTGTTGGTGCTCATGAAAGTGGTACTATAGGAGAAGATCCAAATGGTATACCAAATAACTTAATGCCATTTATTTCTCAAACTGCAGTGGGGAAAAGAGAATATTTATCTGTTTTTGGCGGTGATTATGATACTAATGATGGAACAGGAGTTAGAGATTATATTCATGTGGTTGATTTAGCTTTAGGTCATGTAAAAGCCTTAAAAAATATGGATAGCATAGATGATGTACTTGCCGTAAATCTTGGTACTGGTAATGGTTACAGTGTTTTAGATATGATAAAAGCATTTGAAAAAGCAAGTGGTAAAAAAGTACTATATAAAATAGTTGAAAGAAGAGCTGGAGATATTGCCAAATGTTTTGCAGACCCATCTTATGCTAAAGAAGTATTAGATTGGGAAGCTTCACGTGGAATAAACAAAATGTGTGAAGATACTTGGGCTTGGCAGTCAAATAATCCAAATGGATATAAAAACTAA
- the apt gene encoding adenine phosphoribosyltransferase: MSLKELSQDDKRLLLDSIRSVENFPKEGVVFKDITTLLNNKEAFNLLMNHLEEKYKDYNLDYIAGIDSRGFIFGAALADRLNIGFVPVRKKGKLPSTTVCEKYELEYGFDEVEIHLDAFRNEHHARVLLIDDIIVSGGTAYAAANLIKKLNVDLVEMCFLMNIQILNGAERLEKVAPVYSVLEI, encoded by the coding sequence TTGAGTTTAAAAGAATTAAGTCAAGACGATAAAAGACTATTATTAGATTCTATAAGAAGTGTTGAAAACTTCCCAAAAGAGGGAGTTGTTTTCAAAGACATTACTACTTTATTAAATAACAAAGAAGCTTTCAATCTTCTAATGAACCACTTAGAAGAAAAATACAAAGATTACAACTTAGATTATATTGCAGGTATTGACTCTAGAGGGTTTATATTTGGAGCTGCTCTTGCAGATAGATTAAATATTGGATTTGTTCCTGTACGAAAAAAAGGGAAGCTTCCAAGTACTACTGTATGTGAAAAATATGAATTAGAATATGGTTTTGATGAAGTTGAAATTCATCTAGATGCATTTAGAAATGAGCATCATGCAAGAGTATTATTAATTGATGATATTATCGTTAGTGGTGGAACAGCTTATGCAGCTGCAAATTTAATTAAAAAATTAAATGTTGATTTAGTAGAAATGTGTTTTTTAATGAACATCCAGATTTTAAACGGTGCAGAGAGATTAGAAAAAGTTGCCCCTGTTTATTCAGTATTAGAGATTTAG
- the trpB gene encoding tryptophan synthase subunit beta — MSNYIPKASIFDPDDKGQFGIFGGQYVPETLMPVLNELEIEYKKYRFDPEFWGEVNALLKDYVGRENPLYFAKNISEEIGANIYLKREDLNHTGAHKVNNVIAQGLLAKKLGKTKVIAETGAGQHGVATATIAALLGLECTVFMGAKDVARQELNVFRMKLLGAKVIAVESGSKTLKDAMNDAIRFWVTNARDTFYIIGTVAGPHPYPVMVRDFQAVIGYEARKQILEKEGKLPDYVVACIGGGSNAIGMFSHFLEDKEVTCVGIEAGGHGLETDKHGCSLEKGTPGVLHGQCSYLLQDEDGQVLEAHSISAGLDYPGIGPEHSFHKDNESVEYDSITDQEALDAFVWLSRREGIIPAFESSHAIAYLKKAKEKLQGKTVIVNLSGRGDKDMVQAKSLLNFD, encoded by the coding sequence ATGAGTAATTATATCCCAAAAGCTAGTATATTCGATCCAGATGACAAAGGTCAGTTTGGTATCTTTGGAGGGCAGTATGTTCCTGAAACATTAATGCCAGTATTAAATGAACTAGAAATAGAATACAAAAAATATAGATTTGATCCAGAATTTTGGGGTGAAGTAAATGCTTTGTTAAAAGATTATGTTGGCAGAGAAAATCCATTATATTTTGCAAAAAATATTTCAGAAGAAATCGGTGCTAATATTTATTTAAAAAGAGAAGACCTTAATCATACAGGTGCTCATAAAGTAAATAATGTAATTGCTCAAGGTTTACTTGCTAAAAAATTAGGAAAAACTAAAGTAATTGCAGAAACAGGTGCAGGACAACATGGTGTTGCAACTGCAACTATTGCTGCTTTACTTGGACTTGAGTGTACTGTATTTATGGGTGCAAAAGATGTAGCTAGACAAGAGCTAAATGTATTTAGAATGAAACTTCTAGGGGCTAAAGTAATTGCAGTTGAAAGTGGAAGTAAAACACTAAAAGATGCAATGAATGATGCTATTAGATTCTGGGTTACAAATGCTAGAGATACTTTCTATATTATTGGAACTGTTGCAGGTCCTCATCCTTACCCTGTTATGGTTAGAGACTTTCAAGCTGTTATTGGTTATGAAGCTAGAAAACAAATCTTAGAGAAAGAAGGAAAACTTCCTGATTACGTTGTTGCGTGTATTGGTGGAGGATCAAATGCTATTGGTATGTTCTCACACTTCTTAGAAGATAAAGAAGTTACATGTGTTGGTATTGAAGCAGGTGGTCATGGATTAGAAACTGATAAACATGGATGTTCACTTGAAAAAGGAACACCAGGAGTTTTACATGGTCAATGTTCATACCTTTTACAAGATGAAGATGGACAAGTTCTAGAAGCTCACTCAATTTCTGCTGGATTAGATTACCCAGGAATTGGCCCTGAACATTCATTTCATAAAGACAATGAATCTGTTGAGTATGACTCAATTACAGATCAAGAAGCTTTAGATGCATTTGTATGGTTAAGTAGAAGAGAAGGAATTATTCCTGCTTTTGAATCTTCACATGCAATTGCTTATCTAAAAAAAGCAAAAGAAAAATTACAAGGTAAAACTGTAATTGTAAACCTTTCAGGTAGAGGTGATAAAGATATGGTTCAAGCAAAAAGCTTACTAAATTTTGATTAA
- a CDS encoding DedA family protein, with protein sequence MEQFFKKLQPHSGKILAVIVVTFFSFLAFNLYQAPVSGFENKFVYLLKEYGYIILFAWGMLEGEAGLIMAGLLSHTGDMNLYIAIFVAGLGGFAGDQVYFYIGRFNKSHVHKKFKGQRRKFALAHLLLQKYGWPIIFMQRYMYGMRTIIPISIGLTRYSAKMFAFINLISAWCWAAITIVPVWYFGEEILKVLHWAKEHWYFALPIAVTFGGSIIYYFNKATQKVEKKNL encoded by the coding sequence ATGGAACAGTTTTTTAAGAAGCTACAACCACACTCAGGGAAAATATTAGCAGTTATTGTTGTTACTTTTTTCTCATTTTTGGCTTTCAATTTATATCAAGCGCCAGTTAGTGGATTTGAAAATAAATTTGTTTATTTATTAAAAGAGTATGGATATATTATTCTTTTTGCATGGGGTATGTTAGAGGGTGAAGCAGGTCTTATTATGGCTGGTCTTTTATCTCATACTGGGGATATGAATTTATATATTGCTATTTTTGTTGCAGGACTTGGTGGTTTTGCAGGGGATCAAGTATATTTCTATATTGGTAGATTTAATAAATCACATGTTCATAAAAAGTTTAAAGGTCAAAGAAGAAAGTTTGCTTTAGCTCATTTATTATTACAAAAATATGGATGGCCAATTATTTTCATGCAAAGATATATGTATGGAATGAGAACAATTATTCCAATTTCAATAGGTCTAACAAGATATAGTGCAAAAATGTTTGCATTTATTAATCTTATTTCAGCTTGGTGTTGGGCGGCTATTACTATTGTTCCAGTTTGGTATTTTGGAGAAGAAATTCTAAAAGTATTACATTGGGCAAAAGAACACTGGTACTTTGCACTTCCTATTGCTGTTACTTTTGGAGGAAGTATAATTTATTACTTCAATAAAGCAACTCAAAAAGTTGAAAAGAAAAATTTATAA
- a CDS encoding leucyl aminopeptidase produces MKITLSSKNFKKIKADIEIILLSDIEESKDEKLLETLGFKAVDEACVFLAESQKIYVGFEDETYDSIAIAIATAIKKLQTTKFKNAKLDLSKLPSESLKAIVEGTLLGSYSFKKYKSEKEEKKKQELVIAIADKEKLAEEILNDSTIISKAVNKTRDMVNSAPADFYPQVMADLAKDLAKDASIDCKVHGEKFLDRNHMHSMLSVGRASIHESQLIHMSYKPKDAKKKIVLVGKGLTYDSGGLSLKPADYMVTMKSDKSGGCAVLATLWAIAKLGLPYEVHGIVGAVENMIGGDAYKPDDILYAKNGKTIEVRNTDAEGRLVLADCLCYAQDEIDDIDYIFDYATLTGACVVGVGHYTTGIMGNNDILKRNAVLAALKSGEYATTLDFNRYLKKSIKSEIADISNIANTRYGGAITAGMFLDNFVYEENKDKWIHFDIAGPAYVESAWGYNPFGGSGAGVRMTIQFLKNIDNK; encoded by the coding sequence TTGAAAATTACTTTAAGTTCAAAAAATTTTAAAAAAATAAAAGCTGATATTGAAATTATTCTTCTTTCAGATATTGAAGAGTCAAAAGATGAAAAACTATTAGAAACTTTAGGTTTTAAAGCTGTTGATGAAGCTTGTGTTTTTTTAGCTGAATCACAAAAAATATATGTAGGATTTGAAGATGAAACATATGATAGTATTGCAATTGCTATTGCAACTGCTATTAAAAAACTTCAAACTACAAAATTCAAAAATGCAAAATTAGATTTATCTAAACTTCCAAGCGAGAGTTTAAAGGCGATTGTGGAAGGAACACTATTAGGTTCTTACTCCTTCAAAAAATATAAGTCTGAAAAAGAAGAAAAGAAAAAACAAGAATTAGTTATTGCTATTGCTGATAAAGAAAAATTAGCAGAAGAAATATTAAATGATTCTACTATTATTTCAAAAGCTGTAAATAAAACCAGAGATATGGTTAACTCTGCACCTGCTGATTTTTATCCTCAAGTAATGGCTGATTTAGCAAAAGACCTTGCAAAAGATGCTTCAATTGATTGTAAAGTACATGGTGAGAAATTCTTAGATAGAAACCATATGCATTCAATGTTAAGTGTAGGTAGAGCATCTATTCATGAATCACAATTAATTCATATGTCATATAAACCAAAAGATGCAAAAAAGAAAATTGTATTAGTTGGAAAAGGTCTTACTTATGATTCAGGTGGATTATCTTTAAAACCTGCTGATTATATGGTAACAATGAAATCTGATAAATCAGGAGGATGTGCTGTATTAGCAACTTTATGGGCTATTGCTAAACTTGGTCTTCCTTACGAAGTTCATGGTATTGTTGGAGCTGTTGAGAATATGATTGGTGGGGATGCTTATAAACCAGATGATATTTTGTACGCTAAAAATGGTAAAACTATTGAAGTAAGAAATACAGATGCAGAAGGAAGACTAGTTCTTGCTGATTGTTTATGTTATGCACAAGATGAAATTGATGATATTGATTATATTTTTGATTATGCAACATTAACAGGCGCTTGTGTTGTTGGAGTAGGGCATTATACTACTGGTATCATGGGTAATAATGATATTCTTAAAAGAAATGCAGTATTAGCCGCACTTAAATCAGGTGAGTATGCTACAACTTTAGACTTTAATAGATATCTAAAAAAATCTATTAAATCTGAAATCGCAGATATTTCTAATATCGCTAACACTAGATATGGTGGAGCGATAACTGCTGGTATGTTTTTAGATAATTTCGTTTATGAAGAAAACAAAGATAAATGGATTCATTTTGATATAGCAGGTCCTGCTTATGTTGAAAGTGCATGGGGATATAACCCATTTGGTGGTTCAGGTGCAGGTGTACGTATGACAATCCAATTCCTAAAAAATATCGATAACAAATAA
- the napA gene encoding nitrate reductase catalytic subunit NapA, producing MSLSRRDFLKSSAAASAAAAIGMNVPSELEAKANVAEGGWRWDKAACRFCGTGCGIMMATKNGKIVAVKGDPAAPVNRGLNCIKGYFNAKIMYGADRLKQPLLRVNAKGEFDKKGNFAPISWEKAFDEMEKHARHALKESGPEGVGVFGSGQYTVMEGYAAQKMMKGGFRSNAIDPNARHCMASAVVGFYQTFGIDEPSGCYDDIELTDTILTWGSNMAEMHPILWSRVTDRKLSDPDRVKVINLSTYRHRTSDLADIEIIFKPNSDLALWNYIAREIVYNNPNAIDWKFIKEHIVFAASPVNMGYGMRRTGEKSLKDGKYSDKEMETISKEMKKVVSKDEAPALEPYGYKEGDVMVNKPAGLKHWEISFEEYKKFLEPYTAEYTTQVSKGDPDESDADFMKKIKTMADLYIEQGRKVVSFWTMGMNQHTRGTWVNTLAYNVHFLLNKQAKPGSGAFSLTGQPSACGTAREVGTFTHRLPADMMVKNPKHRAITEKGWNIPAGTLNPVGNQHIMKIFRDIEDGFVKFAWIQVTNIFHTTASASHWIKAAREMDNFIVCSDPYPGISAKVSDLILPTAMIYEKWGAYGNAERRTQHWRQQVLPAGDAMSDTWQMMEFMKRFTVKDLWGESTLRNGKKLPNVISAAKKMGYKEDTNMYEVLFANERAKSYKLNPDDPIQAGYDNSEAYGDSRNVVGSDGKVFKGYGFFIQKYLFEEYADFGRGHAHDLADFDTYHKVRGLKWPVVDGKETQWRFNTKYDPYAKKANPNGDFAFYGKLAKKLAQGDLLGVKDKNKKSLKNKAKIFARPYMDAPEMPDTEYPLWMSTGRVLEHWHSGTMTMRVPELYRAVPEALVYVHPEDAKKFGVKQGQLAWVESRRGKVKARVETRGRNRPSRNLVYVPFFDEKVYINKVCLDATCPQSKQTDFKKCAVKVYKA from the coding sequence ATGTCACTTTCAAGAAGAGACTTCCTAAAGAGTTCGGCAGCGGCATCAGCAGCAGCAGCTATTGGTATGAATGTACCAAGTGAGTTAGAGGCAAAAGCTAATGTGGCCGAAGGTGGTTGGAGATGGGACAAGGCAGCTTGTAGATTCTGTGGTACTGGATGTGGTATCATGATGGCAACAAAAAATGGTAAGATTGTTGCAGTAAAAGGGGATCCAGCAGCACCTGTAAATAGAGGACTTAACTGTATCAAGGGATACTTTAATGCAAAAATCATGTATGGTGCAGATAGATTAAAGCAACCATTACTAAGAGTTAATGCAAAAGGTGAATTTGATAAAAAAGGTAATTTCGCACCAATTTCATGGGAAAAAGCTTTTGATGAAATGGAAAAACACGCAAGACATGCATTAAAAGAATCAGGGCCTGAAGGGGTAGGTGTATTTGGTTCTGGACAATATACTGTTATGGAAGGTTATGCCGCTCAAAAGATGATGAAAGGTGGATTTAGATCTAATGCCATTGATCCAAATGCTAGACACTGTATGGCATCTGCTGTTGTTGGTTTCTATCAAACATTTGGAATAGATGAACCATCAGGTTGTTACGATGATATTGAGTTAACTGATACTATCTTAACTTGGGGATCAAATATGGCAGAAATGCATCCTATTTTATGGTCAAGAGTTACTGATAGAAAATTATCAGATCCAGATAGAGTAAAAGTAATCAATCTATCTACATATAGACATAGAACTTCAGATTTAGCTGATATTGAAATCATTTTTAAACCTAATTCAGATTTAGCATTATGGAATTATATTGCAAGAGAAATTGTATACAATAATCCAAATGCAATTGATTGGAAATTTATCAAAGAACATATCGTATTTGCTGCAAGTCCAGTTAATATGGGTTATGGAATGAGACGTACTGGTGAAAAATCACTAAAAGACGGAAAATATTCAGATAAAGAGATGGAAACAATCTCAAAAGAGATGAAAAAAGTAGTTTCAAAAGATGAAGCACCTGCATTAGAGCCTTATGGATATAAAGAAGGTGATGTGATGGTTAATAAACCAGCAGGTCTTAAGCACTGGGAAATTTCTTTTGAAGAGTATAAAAAATTCTTAGAACCATATACTGCTGAGTATACTACGCAAGTTTCAAAAGGTGATCCTGATGAATCTGATGCAGACTTTATGAAAAAAATTAAAACTATGGCTGATTTATATATTGAACAAGGAAGAAAAGTAGTTTCTTTCTGGACAATGGGTATGAACCAACATACAAGAGGTACATGGGTTAATACTTTAGCTTATAATGTTCATTTCTTATTAAATAAACAAGCTAAGCCAGGTTCTGGAGCATTCTCATTAACAGGTCAACCATCTGCTTGTGGTACTGCTAGAGAAGTTGGAACATTTACACATAGATTACCAGCTGATATGATGGTTAAGAATCCAAAACATAGAGCTATTACTGAAAAAGGTTGGAATATTCCTGCTGGAACATTAAACCCAGTTGGTAACCAACATATTATGAAAATCTTTAGAGATATTGAAGATGGTTTTGTTAAGTTTGCTTGGATTCAAGTAACTAATATTTTCCATACAACAGCATCTGCATCTCATTGGATTAAAGCTGCAAGAGAAATGGATAACTTTATTGTTTGTTCAGATCCATATCCAGGAATTTCAGCGAAGGTATCTGACCTTATTTTACCAACAGCAATGATCTATGAAAAATGGGGGGCTTACGGGAATGCTGAGAGACGTACTCAACATTGGAGACAACAAGTTCTACCAGCTGGAGATGCAATGTCTGATACTTGGCAAATGATGGAATTCATGAAAAGATTTACTGTAAAAGATTTATGGGGTGAAAGTACACTAAGAAATGGTAAAAAATTACCAAATGTAATTTCAGCTGCTAAGAAAATGGGATATAAAGAAGATACAAATATGTATGAAGTTCTTTTTGCAAATGAAAGAGCAAAATCTTATAAATTAAATCCTGATGATCCAATCCAAGCTGGTTACGATAACTCTGAAGCTTATGGTGATAGTAGAAACGTTGTTGGCTCTGACGGTAAAGTATTTAAAGGATATGGATTCTTTATTCAAAAATACTTATTCGAAGAATATGCAGACTTCGGAAGAGGCCATGCACATGATTTAGCTGACTTTGATACTTACCACAAAGTAAGAGGACTTAAATGGCCTGTAGTTGATGGTAAAGAGACTCAATGGAGATTTAATACTAAATACGATCCTTATGCTAAAAAAGCAAATCCAAATGGTGATTTTGCATTCTATGGTAAATTAGCTAAGAAATTAGCTCAAGGGGATTTACTTGGAGTTAAAGATAAAAACAAAAAATCTTTAAAAAACAAAGCAAAAATCTTTGCTAGACCTTACATGGATGCACCTGAAATGCCAGATACTGAATATCCATTATGGATGAGTACTGGTAGAGTATTAGAGCACTGGCACTCTGGAACTATGACTATGAGAGTTCCTGAATTATATAGAGCTGTTCCTGAAGCTTTAGTGTACGTACACCCAGAAGATGCCAAAAAATTTGGTGTTAAACAAGGTCAACTTGCATGGGTTGAATCAAGAAGAGGAAAAGTAAAAGCAAGAGTTGAAACTAGAGGTAGAAATAGACCTTCTAGAAATCTTGTATATGTTCCATTCTTTGATGAGAAAGTATATATTAATAAAGTTTGTTTAGACGCTACTTGTCCACAATCAAAACAAACAGACTTTAAAAAATGTGCTGTAAAAGTATATAAAGCATAA
- a CDS encoding nitrate reductase cytochrome c-type subunit has protein sequence MKFSKLTIALSSAAVLFTVGCATANNVSTVSEESLGLRKTTIYSEANTIGDKTMYSTEVAGASKKINRAFQDAPPMIPHSVDGLLPITINNNQCTSCHEPAIATSMGATPIPKSHFMDFRPKHNYDGKTFTKAVDNMKNEVSVKPISQVSGARFNCTQCHTPQSTGKLIVDNTFEPAYTRKDGAFKSTWDEVILDNLDTLKK, from the coding sequence ATGAAATTCAGTAAACTAACTATAGCACTTAGTTCTGCTGCGGTACTATTTACTGTTGGTTGTGCCACAGCTAATAATGTAAGTACTGTAAGCGAAGAGTCTTTAGGTTTAAGAAAAACAACTATATACTCTGAAGCTAATACAATTGGTGATAAAACAATGTATAGTACAGAAGTAGCTGGTGCATCTAAAAAGATAAATAGAGCATTTCAAGATGCTCCACCAATGATTCCTCATAGTGTTGATGGATTATTACCTATTACTATTAATAATAACCAATGTACTTCTTGTCATGAACCAGCTATTGCTACTTCAATGGGTGCAACTCCAATTCCAAAGTCTCACTTTATGGACTTTAGACCAAAACATAATTATGATGGTAAAACATTTACAAAAGCTGTTGATAATATGAAAAATGAAGTTTCTGTTAAACCTATTTCTCAAGTATCTGGGGCTAGATTTAACTGTACACAATGTCATACTCCTCAATCAACTGGTAAATTAATTGTTGATAATACTTTTGAGCCAGCTTATACAAGAAAAGATGGCGCATTTAAATCAACTTGGGATGAAGTAATCCTAGATAATTTAGACACATTAAAAAAATAG
- a CDS encoding nitrate reductase cytochrome c-type subunit — MKFSKLTILIGSVVLVTLVYSASKSSFSISEESMGFRKTTIYSETDTIADKTMYSTSPAGTSKKFDRAYQNAPPMIPHNVEGLLPITINNNQCMTCHEPQMASMMGMGATAIPKSHYTDLRPKHTYDGENFIHATDHMKSELAIKPVEKLVGARFNCTLCHAPQSTGKLIIENTFEVNYSREDGALKSNFDDFILDNLDTSKKQEK, encoded by the coding sequence ATGAAATTTAGTAAGTTAACTATATTAATTGGCTCAGTAGTATTAGTTACTCTTGTTTATTCTGCATCAAAAAGTTCTTTTTCTATTAGTGAAGAATCTATGGGATTTAGAAAAACAACTATCTATTCAGAAACAGATACAATAGCTGATAAAACTATGTACAGTACATCTCCTGCTGGAACATCAAAAAAATTCGATAGAGCATACCAAAATGCGCCACCAATGATTCCTCATAATGTTGAAGGTTTACTTCCTATTACTATTAATAATAATCAATGTATGACATGTCATGAACCACAAATGGCGTCTATGATGGGTATGGGAGCAACAGCAATTCCTAAATCACACTATACAGATTTAAGACCAAAACATACTTATGATGGTGAAAATTTCATTCATGCAACTGATCATATGAAAAGCGAACTTGCAATTAAACCTGTAGAAAAATTAGTTGGTGCAAGATTTAATTGTACTTTATGTCATGCTCCACAATCAACTGGAAAACTAATAATTGAAAATACTTTTGAAGTTAATTATTCAAGAGAAGATGGTGCTCTTAAGTCTAATTTTGATGATTTTATTTTAGATAATCTAGATACTTCTAAAAAACAAGAAAAATAG